A portion of the Micromonospora tarapacensis genome contains these proteins:
- a CDS encoding DUF6232 family protein, with amino-acid sequence MTLYYRDDAVQVTSESIRAGGHVIPITEVTYVWHAKGRTTLAVRGRVLGRGVLVLLLSLPPLIGLVCVLSLAWSAQDRGEWLPALIVLATCVVVTLALAPFLEIPLGWLDRSYERGNRVQELWVQYRRQEVMVLQTPDGLRFGQIYRAVQRAVEQQGDR; translated from the coding sequence ATGACGCTCTATTACCGGGACGACGCGGTGCAGGTGACCTCCGAGTCGATCCGGGCCGGGGGGCACGTCATTCCGATCACCGAGGTCACCTACGTCTGGCACGCGAAGGGGCGCACCACACTCGCGGTACGCGGCCGGGTACTCGGGCGCGGTGTGCTGGTCCTGCTGCTGTCCCTGCCCCCGCTGATCGGGCTGGTCTGCGTACTGTCGCTGGCCTGGTCCGCCCAGGACCGGGGCGAGTGGCTGCCGGCGCTCATCGTGCTCGCCACCTGCGTGGTCGTCACCCTGGCGCTGGCGCCGTTCCTGGAGATCCCCCTCGGCTGGCTGGACCGCTCGTACGAGCGCGGCAACCGGGTGCAGGAGCTGTGGGTGCAGTACCGCAGGCAGGAGGTCATGGTGCTGCAAACGCCCGACGGGTTGCGCTTCGGGCAGATCTACCGGGCGGTGCAGCGCGCCGTGGAGCAGCAGGGCGATCGGTGA
- a CDS encoding DUF6232 family protein, with product MVTYYDDRSVQVTSTAVTVDDHTYPLAEISQVWHHRGRRSWRVLAGRGALGAAMIVPLVAAVLGIALALWLDGSATVTVAVIGVSILVGLAAAPIADQLFEHVDRSYARGSRQREVWIRWRGQPVRLLRTPDALRFGQIYRAVERAMEARHPTPPRRP from the coding sequence ATGGTCACGTACTACGACGACAGGTCCGTCCAGGTCACCTCCACCGCCGTGACGGTCGACGACCACACCTACCCGCTGGCCGAGATCAGCCAGGTCTGGCACCATCGGGGCCGCCGGTCCTGGCGGGTGCTGGCCGGCCGGGGCGCGCTCGGCGCGGCGATGATCGTCCCGCTGGTGGCCGCCGTGCTCGGCATCGCGCTCGCCCTCTGGCTCGACGGATCAGCGACCGTCACCGTCGCCGTCATCGGTGTCTCCATCCTGGTCGGGCTCGCCGCCGCCCCGATCGCCGACCAACTCTTCGAGCACGTCGACCGCTCCTACGCGCGGGGCAGCCGCCAACGGGAGGTCTGGATCCGCTGGCGTGGCCAGCCGGTGCGCCTGCTGCGCACCCCGGACGCTCTCCGCTTCGGGCAGATCTACCGGGCTGTGGAACGGGCCATGGAGGCCCGCCACCCCACCCCGCCCCGCCGCCCCTGA
- a CDS encoding ribokinase: protein MRQTRIAVVGSANMDLVATAPTLPRPGETTLGTDFVTVPGGKGANQAIAAARAGGASVFLGAIGSDSFGVTLRARITAAGVDTGQLRTTYGASGVALIMVNAEGENAILVTPGANASLTALTETELAAVRDADVLVAQLEIPVETVTEAAVAARAAGTRVVLNAAPAVPLPPDLLAAVDLLVVNENEAQAYTGHGRDDPHALLDLVPRAVLTLGAQGAWYGDRDGTAAHVPAVAVDTVDSTAAGDAFTAALAVAWGEGRDLVDSVRWAAAAGAACVRRLGASVSLPHRVDIDQLYVPAP from the coding sequence GTGCGACAGACCCGCATCGCCGTGGTGGGCAGCGCGAACATGGACCTGGTGGCCACCGCGCCGACGCTGCCCCGGCCGGGGGAGACCACGCTGGGCACCGACTTCGTCACCGTGCCCGGCGGCAAGGGAGCCAACCAGGCCATCGCCGCCGCCCGCGCGGGTGGTGCCAGTGTCTTCCTCGGCGCGATCGGCTCGGACTCGTTCGGGGTGACCCTGCGCGCCCGGATCACCGCGGCCGGGGTCGACACCGGCCAGCTGCGCACCACCTACGGCGCCTCCGGAGTGGCACTGATCATGGTCAACGCCGAGGGCGAGAACGCGATCCTGGTGACACCGGGCGCGAACGCCTCGCTCACCGCGCTCACCGAGACCGAGCTCGCCGCGGTACGCGACGCCGACGTGCTGGTCGCGCAGTTGGAGATCCCGGTGGAGACGGTGACCGAGGCGGCGGTGGCCGCCCGCGCCGCCGGTACCCGGGTGGTGCTCAACGCGGCGCCGGCCGTGCCGCTGCCGCCGGACCTGCTCGCCGCCGTGGACCTGCTGGTGGTCAACGAGAACGAGGCGCAGGCGTACACCGGCCACGGCCGGGACGACCCGCACGCGCTGCTCGACCTGGTGCCTCGGGCGGTGTTGACCCTCGGCGCGCAGGGCGCCTGGTACGGCGATCGGGACGGCACCGCCGCGCACGTGCCCGCCGTCGCGGTGGACACGGTGGACTCGACCGCCGCCGGGGACGCCTTCACCGCCGCCCTCGCGGTGGCCTGGGGCGAGGGCCGGGACCTGGTCGACTCGGTGCGCTGGGCGGCGGCGGCCGGTGCGGCCTGCGTCCGCCGGCTCGGCGCCAGCGTGTCGCTGCCGCACCGGGTCGACATCGACCAGCTCTACGTGCCGGCGCCCTGA
- a CDS encoding enoyl-CoA hydratase-related protein — protein MGEFVRLETRDGIGTIRLERPPMNALNTQVQEELRAAATAATADPGVRAVIVYGGEKVFAAGADIKEMADMSYVDMADRAADLSSALGAIARIPKPVVAAITGYALGGGCELALACDWRVVADDAKLGQPEIKLGIIPGAGGTQRLARLVGPARAKDLIMSGRMVDAQEALRIGLADRVAPAAEVHDAAVALVRPYLNGPVQALRAAKLAVDGGLDMDLNSGLAWESQLFAALFATDDRREGMAAFVAKRKPDFTGR, from the coding sequence GTGGGCGAGTTCGTGCGGCTGGAGACCAGGGACGGCATCGGCACCATCCGGCTGGAGCGACCGCCGATGAACGCCCTCAACACCCAGGTGCAGGAGGAGTTGCGCGCCGCCGCCACGGCCGCCACCGCCGACCCGGGGGTCCGCGCGGTCATCGTGTACGGCGGTGAGAAGGTCTTCGCCGCCGGAGCGGACATCAAGGAGATGGCCGACATGTCCTACGTGGACATGGCCGACCGGGCCGCCGACCTGTCCAGCGCGCTCGGCGCGATCGCCCGGATCCCCAAGCCCGTCGTCGCCGCGATCACCGGCTACGCCCTCGGCGGTGGCTGTGAGCTGGCGCTGGCCTGTGACTGGCGGGTGGTGGCCGACGACGCCAAGCTCGGGCAGCCCGAGATCAAGCTCGGCATCATCCCCGGCGCCGGGGGCACCCAGCGGCTGGCCCGGCTGGTCGGCCCCGCCCGCGCCAAGGATCTGATCATGTCCGGCCGGATGGTCGACGCGCAGGAGGCGTTGCGGATCGGCCTGGCCGACCGGGTCGCCCCGGCCGCCGAGGTCCACGACGCGGCGGTGGCGCTGGTGCGGCCGTACCTCAACGGGCCGGTGCAGGCGCTGCGCGCGGCGAAGCTCGCCGTCGACGGCGGCCTCGACATGGACCTGAACTCGGGCCTGGCCTGGGAGAGTCAGCTCTTCGCGGCGCTGTTCGCCACCGACGACCGGCGGGAGGGAATGGCGGCGTTCGTGGCCAAGCGCAAGCCGGACTTCACCGGCCGCTGA
- a CDS encoding acetolactate synthase — MTERIEGHGGELALAALRAYGVREMFTLSGGHVFPLYDAAHKTGFPIYDVRHEQSAVFAAEAVAKLQRRPGLAVLTAGPGVTNGISGLTSAYFNASPVLVLGGRAPQFRWGSGSLQEMDHLPLVAPVTKHAETVFSADDIPRAVAAALRTALTPHRGPVFLDFPLEAIFSVGDAELPAGPDIAPLDADPDEVATAAGLIAGAARPVIIAGSDVYTGDAVDALRAAAEALTVPVFTNGMGRGALPPEHPLAFAKARRAALSGADVVVVVGTPLDFRLSFGDFGDARVVHIVDAPGQRAGHVQPAAAPAGDLRGILTALANHPGDRVDHGDWVARLRTAEDAAKARDAEEMAAETDPIRPARVYGELRKVLARDAVTVGDGGDFVSYAGRYLEPAQPGTWLDPGPYGCLGTGMGYAMGARVTHPDRQVCVLMGDGAAGFSLMDVESLVRQQLPVVIVVGNNGIWGLEKHPMRAMYGYDVAADLQPELRYDQVVSGLGGAGETVAKAADLPAALQRAFDAGVPYLVNVITDPADAYPRSSNLA, encoded by the coding sequence ATGACGGAGCGGATCGAAGGCCACGGCGGAGAACTCGCGCTCGCGGCACTGCGGGCGTACGGGGTGCGGGAGATGTTCACCCTCTCCGGCGGGCACGTGTTCCCGCTCTACGACGCCGCGCACAAGACCGGCTTCCCGATCTACGACGTGCGGCACGAGCAGTCCGCCGTCTTCGCCGCCGAGGCGGTGGCGAAGCTCCAGCGCCGCCCCGGCCTGGCCGTGCTCACCGCCGGCCCCGGCGTGACCAACGGCATCTCCGGCCTGACCAGTGCCTACTTCAACGCCTCGCCGGTGCTGGTGCTGGGCGGGCGGGCCCCGCAGTTCCGCTGGGGCTCGGGCAGCCTCCAGGAGATGGATCACCTCCCGCTGGTCGCCCCGGTCACCAAGCACGCCGAGACGGTGTTCAGCGCCGACGACATCCCCCGGGCGGTCGCCGCCGCGCTGCGCACCGCGCTCACCCCGCACCGCGGCCCGGTCTTCCTCGACTTCCCCCTCGAAGCGATCTTCTCGGTGGGTGACGCGGAGCTGCCGGCGGGTCCGGACATCGCCCCGCTCGACGCCGACCCCGACGAGGTGGCCACCGCCGCGGGCCTGATCGCGGGCGCGGCCCGTCCGGTGATCATCGCCGGCTCCGACGTCTACACCGGTGACGCCGTGGACGCCCTGCGGGCCGCGGCGGAGGCGCTCACCGTGCCGGTCTTCACCAACGGCATGGGCCGGGGTGCGCTGCCCCCGGAGCACCCGCTGGCCTTCGCCAAGGCCCGCCGGGCCGCCCTGTCCGGCGCCGACGTGGTCGTGGTCGTGGGCACCCCGCTGGACTTCCGGCTCTCCTTCGGCGACTTCGGTGACGCCAGGGTCGTGCACATCGTCGACGCCCCCGGCCAGCGCGCCGGGCACGTGCAGCCCGCCGCCGCGCCCGCGGGTGACCTGCGGGGCATCCTCACCGCCCTCGCCAACCACCCGGGCGACCGGGTCGACCACGGTGACTGGGTCGCGCGGCTGCGTACCGCCGAGGACGCCGCGAAGGCCCGCGACGCCGAGGAGATGGCCGCCGAGACCGACCCGATCCGTCCCGCCCGGGTCTACGGCGAGTTGCGCAAGGTTCTCGCCCGCGACGCGGTCACCGTCGGCGACGGCGGGGACTTCGTCTCGTACGCCGGGCGCTACCTGGAGCCGGCCCAGCCCGGCACCTGGCTCGACCCCGGCCCGTACGGCTGCCTCGGCACCGGCATGGGCTACGCGATGGGGGCCCGGGTCACCCATCCGGACCGCCAGGTCTGCGTACTGATGGGCGACGGCGCCGCCGGCTTCTCGCTCATGGACGTGGAGTCCCTGGTCCGGCAGCAGTTGCCGGTGGTCATCGTGGTCGGCAACAACGGCATCTGGGGTCTGGAGAAGCACCCGATGCGGGCCATGTACGGCTACGACGTGGCCGCGGACCTCCAGCCAGAGCTGCGCTACGACCAGGTGGTCAGTGGGCTCGGCGGGGCGGGCGAGACGGTCGCCAAGGCCGCCGACCTCCCGGCGGCCCTCCAGCGGGCGTTCGACGCCGGGGTGCCCTACCTCGTCAACGTGATCACCGACCCGGCCGACGCGTACCCCCGTTCCTCGAACCTGGCCTGA